One segment of Pseudanabaena sp. PCC 6802 DNA contains the following:
- the nusA gene encoding transcription termination factor NusA codes for MSMLKLPGLGNMVEVISKERNLPKHAVQNALREALLKGYEKFRKTYRTEEINFDEEYFENFDVELDIENEGFRVLATKTILEEVDNTDHQISLAEVREVAPEAQAGGTVVVDVTPEQNDFGRMAAIQTKQVLAQKLRDQQRRLIQEEFQDLEGTVLQGRVLRFENSSVVMAVSSGFGQPEVEAELPKREQLPNERPYRPNSTLKVYLKKVYEGSRRGPQLMVSRADAGLVVYLFANEVPEIEDEVVRIVAVAREANPPSYASYAVGPRTKIAVDTLERDVDPVGACIGARGARIQSVVAELRGEKIDVIRWSPDPATYIANALSPARIQEVRLINAEERQAHVLVPDDQLSLAIGKEGQNVRLAARLTGWKIDIKDASKYDYAEEDRKAREEEARRQALAQEEEEEEMEEIEEVDETEEELEEVEV; via the coding sequence ATGTCAATGCTGAAGCTGCCAGGACTGGGCAATATGGTAGAGGTGATTAGTAAAGAACGCAATCTGCCCAAACATGCCGTTCAAAATGCTCTGCGCGAAGCACTGCTTAAGGGCTACGAGAAATTTCGCAAAACCTATCGAACGGAAGAAATTAACTTTGATGAGGAATATTTTGAGAACTTTGACGTGGAACTGGATATCGAAAATGAGGGATTTCGAGTCCTGGCCACGAAGACAATTTTAGAAGAGGTAGATAACACCGATCATCAAATTTCATTGGCGGAAGTGCGCGAGGTAGCGCCAGAAGCGCAGGCAGGCGGTACCGTAGTAGTCGATGTCACGCCCGAACAAAATGATTTTGGTCGGATGGCGGCAATTCAAACCAAACAGGTATTAGCTCAAAAACTGCGCGATCAACAGCGCCGCTTGATTCAAGAAGAATTCCAAGATCTAGAGGGGACTGTACTCCAGGGGCGAGTGCTGCGATTCGAGAATAGTTCGGTAGTTATGGCAGTAAGCAGCGGCTTTGGACAGCCAGAAGTAGAGGCAGAGCTACCAAAGCGCGAACAATTACCCAACGAGCGCCCCTATCGTCCTAATTCCACGCTCAAGGTTTACCTGAAGAAAGTCTATGAAGGATCGCGACGCGGGCCGCAACTGATGGTATCTCGTGCGGATGCTGGCTTAGTAGTTTATCTGTTCGCCAACGAAGTGCCGGAGATCGAGGATGAAGTTGTCAGGATCGTGGCAGTGGCAAGGGAAGCGAATCCCCCATCCTATGCTTCCTACGCTGTGGGGCCGCGCACTAAAATTGCCGTTGACACCCTAGAGCGCGATGTCGATCCGGTTGGTGCTTGTATTGGTGCTAGGGGCGCGCGGATTCAATCCGTGGTAGCGGAGTTACGAGGTGAGAAGATTGACGTGATCCGGTGGTCGCCCGACCCCGCTACCTATATAGCTAATGCCCTCAGCCCCGCCCGCATTCAAGAAGTCAGATTGATTAATGCCGAGGAACGCCAGGCACACGTACTCGTGCCGGACGACCAATTGAGCCTGGCGATCGGGAAAGAAGGTCAGAATGTACGTTTAGCAGCGCGATTGACCGGATGGAAGATTGACATTAAAGATGCATCTAAGTATGACTATGCCGAGGAAGATCGCAAAGCTAGGGAAGAAGAAGCACGCCGTCAAGCCCTAGCGCAAGAGGAAGAGGAAGAAGAGATGGAAGAGATAGAAGAAGTAGATGAAACAGAAGAGGAGTTAGAAGAGGTAGAAGTTTAA
- the rimP gene encoding ribosome maturation factor RimP produces MSHPLIPQILQIAEAIAPSLGLEVVDVVFHTHKNPAVLRVDIRIPEGDTSLSDCERMSLALEPALDRADIIPHAYVLEVSSPGTDRQLKSDREFVAFRGFTVTASTRAPHAGKQSWTGQLVSRSAELLTLSQKGKLIEIPWELVTGVELS; encoded by the coding sequence ATGAGCCATCCGTTGATTCCGCAAATTTTACAGATCGCTGAAGCGATCGCGCCGTCCCTAGGATTAGAAGTGGTGGATGTGGTGTTCCACACGCATAAAAATCCGGCGGTACTGCGCGTAGATATTCGCATCCCTGAAGGAGATACCAGCTTATCAGACTGCGAACGCATGAGCCTCGCCCTCGAACCTGCCCTCGACCGAGCCGATATTATTCCCCATGCCTATGTATTAGAAGTATCTAGCCCGGGTACGGATCGGCAGCTCAAAAGCGATCGCGAGTTTGTGGCTTTTCGGGGATTCACGGTTACTGCTAGCACCCGTGCGCCCCACGCTGGCAAGCAAAGTTGGACGGGTCAGCTAGTAAGTCGCAGTGCCGAGCTACTGACCCTGAGCCAGAAAGGCAAGTTAATCGAAATACCGTGGGAACTGGTAACAGGGGTCGAGCTTAGTTGA
- a CDS encoding indolepyruvate ferredoxin oxidoreductase subunit alpha, translated as MAYTIATDICEGVAACVPACPVACIHPGPGTNIKGTSWYWIDFDTCIDCGVCLEVCPVKGAIEPEERPELQKMHD; from the coding sequence ATGGCTTATACAATTGCAACTGATATCTGCGAAGGTGTGGCGGCTTGCGTGCCAGCCTGTCCGGTGGCCTGCATTCATCCAGGGCCAGGGACTAATATTAAAGGTACTTCCTGGTATTGGATCGACTTCGATACTTGCATTGACTGTGGTGTGTGCCTGGAAGTTTGTCCCGTTAAGGGCGCGATCGAACCAGAAGAAAGACCGGAACTGCAAAAAATGCACGATTGA